The Triticum urartu cultivar G1812 chromosome 5, Tu2.1, whole genome shotgun sequence genome contains the following window.
CGTCGAATTAGGAAGCCTTCTTGGTATGACCCGATAACTCGAGCACAAACCCTGAACAACAAGATACAAGTAAGCGATACAGAATGCATTTTACAACTACGGATGGATAGGCGTTGTTTCAGAGTGTTATGTTCGTTGGTAAGAAAAATAGGTGGGTTAAAGGATACTAGGCACATGAGCGTGGACGAAACGGTTGCCATGTTCCTTCACATAGTTGCACATGATGAAAAAACTCGAGGAATCCCATCATGATTTCCAGCGTTCACCTGAATCAGTAAGTTGCAAATTCTATGAAGTACTAGGCGCAGTTTTGAAACTCTGGAAAGTGTTGCTTAAGAAGCCTCGACCAATTCTAGCCAATTGCACGGATGGAAGATGGAAGTACTTTAAGGTATCAAACTAATATTTTCACATAAAAAACACTTGTAGGTCTAGTTTTGTTCATGGTCTAACACATTGTTTTTCTAATATAGAACTGTTTAGGTGCCTTAGATGGGACGTATATAGAAGTTCATGTGCCCAAAACTGACAAACCAAGATTTCGTTCAAGAAAGAATGAAGTTGCAACAAATGTTCTTGGTGTATGTGCGCCAGACATGCAATTCATTTATGTATATCTGGGTTGGGAAGGATCTGCGGCTGATGGGAGGGTCCTTCGAGATGTTTTATCAAAATCAAATGGCCTTCGGGTTCCTCGGGGTAAGAGATAATACAAAAATGGTCCATGTTTGTTAGACATATATGTTGTATACATAGCTGACAAACCCATATGTACGTTTCAATTGCATAGGGTGCTATTATCTAGTTGATGCTGGGTACAAGAACTGTGAAGGGTTTCTTGCTCCATACAGAGGGCAACGGTACCATCTAAATGATTGGAAAAAAACACCAACAAAAAAAGAGGAATTGTATAACATGCTGCATTCGTTAGCTAGAAATGTGATTGAGAGGACTTTCGGATTGCTCAAGATGCGACGGGATATCATTAGGAACCCCTCTTATTATCCTTTTGATACACAAGTTGATATTATTCTAGCATGCTGCTATATTCACAACCTGATACGACAACAAATGCGTGTTGATCCCTGTGAGCAATATCTAGATGAGTACATGCTACGCCTTCAGCAGCAGCAAGAATATGAGGATCTCATTCAGTCCACCGAAACATCTTCATAGTGGACTGAGAAAAGAAACAAGTTAGTTGATGAAATGTGGAAAGCGTGGATAGCAAAAAGACAAGATCGTTGATACATGTAGTACATCTTTAGTTGTAGGACATTAAGTGTTTGTTCATCAACATATGTGTGTCCAATCATTTTTCTTTGCTATTTGTTTTCTCCCATATGTCACAGTGGCTTATGTTTCAGTTCATCCACTATTCTGTAATGATAGGAGAGAATGATTAATGAATGAACATCATATTTCCTATACGAGCATCTATATTCTTTACTTTATGTACACACATATTTTATTGTCATATTGAAACTATCAGAATACCAAGTCAAAGGAGAGCAAGTTTGCATCAAAAAAGAGAGACAAGAGAACATGGACAGCCAAGGAGGAGAAGTTACTTATTGAAATTCTATATAACATGAATGATTCCTCTTGGAAAGTAGATACCGGTCACAAGTCCGGATATCTGACCTACATTGAGAAGGAAATGGCGAAAGTACTACCACATGCTGATCTTAAAGCGGATCCGCATATCAAGTCTAAGGTTAAGATTTTGAAGAAGCAACTTTCTTATGTTCTAGAAATTATGCAAAATTCTAGTGGGTTTGGATGGGATGATGAGAAGAAAATGGTAACTGGAGATAGGGAGACGTATATGGGCTGGGCAAAGGTACAGTATATTCATTCAGTATGTAAATAAATCAGCTTTGTTTCATGTGATTTTCGATTGGACTCAAGTTTCTAATGGAAATTCATGTTTTTTCAAGTCCCGTGAGGGAGTAGGTTCTCTCTACATGAAGCCTATGGTTAACTTTGACAAGTTATGTGAGGTATATGCTACTGAATTGGCTAAAGGAGGTAGTGCTAAAGGTCCTGGAGAAGAAGAAACTCCAGAAGTTGGATCAACGGCAGAGACACAACCTACTAGCGAACATGCCAAGGAGAATCTTCCTGAATCTCATGAGAACACGAACCCACTTGGTAGTTCTAGGCCTAGTCGGAAGAGAACGTATATTGATGATTATGCACTTGAGTCGGGTCTTATAAGTGTGTCCAATACAATTGCAAAGTTCCTGGAAGCAAAGCAGGAGAATGCTAAAACCATGAATGGTTTACAGAGGGCATTTATGCATGAAGCACAAGTTCATGAGCAAACATCAGCCAACAGAACCAAGTTACTTGAGATTCTCCAAAATCTTAAAGGTCTCACTACTGAAGAGGTTGTCATGGTTGTTCGTGTCATTGGTGGTGATGCTGGAAAGACCGAACTTTTCATCCAATTACGTGATGATTACAAAGTGGTGTTTGTTCGTCGGGAGCTTGAGGCGGCCAAAAAATAAGTGAAAATCCAAATTTACATTTCTGCATTGGTAGTTTAATATTTTTAGGTCGGGATTACTTGTTTACTTGAAAACTCATCAGTAACAATATTTGATTTTTGCCACTTTATTTGTACATCGTCTTCTCCTATACAAACTGTTGTTTGTTATATAAATACCACATTACCTTGTAATTCTCCTGGAGAGCTGTATAAACACAAGTCTTGCAAGCATTCAGTTGAACATAATTTTGTGGCTATGAATTGCAATGGCGGTAACAATATTCAGTTTGATGTTACTGGTAAGCTATATGTACTCTTTTTGTCTTACTTTTTTCGGGGAGATGTCAAAACCATCATAACCTGCAGGTTATTGCTATCCTATTTAGGCCACTAAGCTATATATACACTTATCATATATTTTTATTCAGAATGGCATAGCTTCTCGGTTCATACAATATTCTACTTAAATAAGAAACTTTTCCTGCAAGGAATACATTTAATATCCCACTATACAAAATAGTTTCAATGCAAGGGATAATCTGTTTGTATCCAGTTTTGATGGCTTCTGTACTGACCATCATTTTATTTTGGCCTATGTTGCATTGCAAACCTAGACAAAAGGCCCAAGGCTGGTTCGTACATACTCAACGTCTCCTCAATAACTCCCATTCCTGCACCGTTGAACCAAACAGAGGAATGTAATTTTTTGTTAAATTCCCATGACTAATTCCCATCCCAACCCAAACGTGGGACTAGGACTAGTAGTCCACTCCCCATGTCTTATCCCTTAGCCAACTCCCCCTTCAAAACTCCCATGCCCATCCCCTCAAACTGCCAAACACGCtgctactacatggaagggggaaatcctactcccggtgggaataggactccccagggcgcgccatagtagagggtcggccctccccctcccccactcctttatatacgggggagggggcaccccatagacacacaagttgatcattgatctcttagccgtgtgcggtgccccctccaccataatctacctcggtcatatcgtagcgatgcttaggtgaagccttgttccggtagcatcatcatcgtcatcaggccatcgtgctgacgaagatCTTCCTCGACACTCAACTGGATCGTGAGTTCCTGGGATGTCaccaagccgaacgtgtgcagatcacggaggtgttgtactttcggtactaggatcggtcgatcgtgaagacgtacgactacatcaaccgtgttgtcataacgcttccgcttaaggTCTAccggtacgtggacaacactcttccctctcgttgctatgcatcaccatgatcttgcgtgtgtgtaggattttttttgaaattactgcgttccccaacagtggcatccgagccaggtttatgcgtagatgttacatacacgagtataacacaaaggagttgtggccgtgggtatatacatattgcttgccatcactagttgtttcttgatttggtggtattgttggatgaagcggcccagaccgacattacgcgtatgcttacgcgagactggttctactgatgtgcttcgcacacaggtggctggtgggtgtcagtttctccaactttagttgaatcggattcaatgaacatggttctttctgaagatcaaaaagcaatcactataccgcgttgtggtttttgatgcgtaggtaagaacgattctttctcagcccgtagcagccatgtaaaacttgctacaacaaagtagaggaggtctaacttgtttttgcagggtatgttgtgatgtgatatgatcaagacgtgatgctaaattttattgtatgagatgatcatgttttgtaacacagttatcggcaactgacaggagccatatggttgtcactttattgtatgaaatgcaatcaccatgtaaatgctttactttatcactaaggagtagcgatagtcgtaaaagcaatagttggcgagacgacaatgatacttcgatggaaatcaaggtgtcaagccggtgacgatggtgatcatgacggtgctttggagatggagatcaaaggcacaagatgatgatggccatatcatatcacttatattgattgcatgtgatgtttatcctttatgcatcttactCTGCTAGTtcaacggtagcattataagatgatcactcactaaatttcaaggtataggtgttctccctgagtatgcaccgttgctacagttcgtcgtgccgagacattacgtgatgatcgggtgtgataagctctacgttcacatacaacgggtgcaagccagttttgcacaagcagaatattcgggttaaacttgacgagcctagcatatgcagatatggcctcggaacactgagaccgaaaagtcgagcgtgaatcatataggatatatgatcaacatagcgatgttcatcattgaaaactactccatctcacgtgatgatcggacatggtttagttgatatggatcacgtgatcacttagatgattagagggatgtctatctaagtgggagttcttaattgaactttaatttatcatgaacatagtacctgatagtattatgcatgtctatgttgttgtagatagatggcctgtgttgttgttccgttgaattttaatgcgttcctagagaaagcttatttgaaagatgatggtagcaactacacggacttgGTCCATAACTTGagtattatcctcattgctgcacagaagaattacgtcctggaagcaccgctaggtgacaaacccgctacaggagcaacgccagatgttgtgaacacctggcagagcaaagctgatgactactcgatagttcagtgtgccatgctttacggcttagaaccggcacttcaacaacgttttgaacatcatggagcatatgagatgttccaggagttgaagttaatatttcaagcaaaagcccggattgagagatatgaagtctccaataagttctacatctgcaagatggaggagaatagttatgtcagtgaacatatactcaatgtctgggtaccacaaccacttgactcaactgcgagttaatcttcctgatgatagtgtcattgacagagttcttcaatcaccgccaccaagctacaagagcttcgtgatgaactataatatgcaagggatggataaaacgactcctgagctcttcgcaatgctaaaggctgcagaggtagaaataaagaaggagcatcaagtgttgatggttaacaagaccaccaatttcaagaaaaagggtaaagggaagaagggggaCTTCAAGAATAACAGCAAGCCAGTTactactcaagtgaagaaacccaagtctggacctaagcctgagactgagtgcttctactgcaaaggaactggtcactggaagcagaactgccccaagtatttggcggagaagaaggatggcaaagtgaaaggtatatttgatatacatgttattgatgtataccttactaatgctcgcagtagtgcctgggtatttgatactggttcagttgctaacatttgcaactcgaaacaggggctacggattaagcgaagattggctaaggacgaggtgacgatgcacgtgggaaatggttccaaagtcgatgtgatcgccgtcggcacgctacctctacatctaccttcgagattagttttagacctaaatagttgttatttggtgccagcgttgagcatgaacattatatctggatcttgtttgatgcgagacggttattcatttaaatcagagaataatggttgttctatttatatgagtaatatcttttatggtcatgcacccttgatgagtgctCTATTTTTACTAagtcttgatagtagtgatacacatgttcatagtattgaagccaaaagatgcagaggtgataatgatagtgcaacttaattgtggcattgccgttttgGTCATATTGGgctaaagcgcatgaagaaactccattctgatggacttctagaatcacttgattatgaatcacttggtacttgtgaaccatgcctcgtgggcaagatgactaaaactccattctccggaacaatggaacgagcaacagagttattggaaatcatacatactgatgtatgtggtccaatgaacactGAAGCTCGcagcggatatcgttattttctcacct
Protein-coding sequences here:
- the LOC125506791 gene encoding uncharacterized protein LOC125506791 — protein: MAKDIGFKDGDELYYTIPGCSLDEGIDLIHDDNSIVKMLNFAKKHNFAEIYVKHKGNENTSADPRSGLGNKDKLPAENTKSKESKFASKKRDKRTWTAKEEKLLIEILYNMNDSSWKVDTGHKSGYLTYIEKEMAKVLPHADLKADPHIKSKVKILKKQLSYVLEIMQNSSGFGWDDEKKMVTGDRETYMGWAKVQYIHSVCSLYMKPMVNFDKLCEVYATELAKGGSAKGPGEEETPEVGSTAETQPTSEHAKENLPESHENTNPLGSSRPSRKRTYIDDYALESGLISVSNTIAKFLEAKQENAKTMNGLQRAFMHEAQVHEQTSANRTKLLEILQNLKGLTTEEVVMVVRVIGGDAGKTELFIQLRDDYKVVFVRRELEAAKK